A single genomic interval of Novosphingobium ginsenosidimutans harbors:
- the glyS gene encoding glycine--tRNA ligase subunit beta translates to MSDFLLELRSEEIPARMQAGARADLEKLFRKEMDAAGVAVGEVTVWSTPRRLALIARGLPAATAAVSEEVKGPRVGAPPQALEGFLRKTGLTEDQLTERDGVLFAITEKPGRATAEVLAEAIPAIVRAFPWPKSQRWGAASISTESLRWVRPLSAIVALFDGQVVDCEVGRIKAGRLTKGHRFHSSGEISVDGVDDYAAKLRAAHVIVDHVERQDLIRSKAGEAAAAAGLKLVEDEGLVIENAGLTECPVPLLGRFDEQFLEVPPEVIQLTARTNQKYFVCEDTAGKLANAFVCTANIAAADGGAAIVAGNRKVLAARLSDARFFWEQDRKTALSDHARKLEQITFHEKLGTVADKVERVAKLARWLVEEGIVKGASADDAERAARLCKADLVTEMVGEFPELQGLMGGYYARAEGLSDAVADAIRDHYKPVGQGDEVPTSPVTVAVALADKLDTIRSFFGIDEKPTGSKDPFALRRAALGIIQIITTNGLRFGVGEGDVLAFFADRLKVQQREAGVRHDLIDAVFALGGEDDLVRLLARVHALQAFVGTEDGANLLAGYKRAANILKKENWGEGGNGTRIPRDGEEDPFAMVDDPDVAHAMRERIAVQKELSYTPEQAEKALIDALEAAGPTAAAAVAAEDFAGAMAALATLRAPIDAFFDEVTVNDADPAKRAFRLTLLARLRDAVHGVADFSRIEG, encoded by the coding sequence ATGAGCGACTTCCTGCTTGAGCTCCGCTCCGAGGAAATCCCGGCCCGGATGCAGGCCGGCGCACGCGCTGACCTGGAAAAGCTGTTCCGCAAGGAAATGGATGCGGCCGGCGTTGCCGTCGGCGAAGTCACCGTCTGGTCAACCCCGCGCCGCCTAGCGCTGATCGCGCGCGGCCTGCCGGCGGCGACGGCGGCGGTCTCGGAAGAAGTGAAGGGCCCCCGCGTCGGCGCGCCGCCGCAGGCGCTGGAAGGCTTCCTGCGCAAGACCGGGCTGACCGAAGACCAGCTGACCGAACGCGATGGCGTGCTGTTCGCGATCACGGAGAAGCCCGGCCGCGCCACCGCCGAAGTCCTCGCCGAAGCGATCCCGGCGATCGTCCGCGCCTTTCCCTGGCCCAAGAGCCAGCGTTGGGGTGCGGCCTCGATCAGCACCGAAAGCCTGCGCTGGGTGCGCCCGCTTTCGGCCATCGTCGCGCTGTTCGACGGGCAGGTCGTCGATTGCGAGGTCGGCAGGATCAAGGCCGGGCGCCTGACCAAGGGGCACCGCTTCCATTCGAGCGGCGAGATCAGCGTGGATGGCGTCGATGACTACGCCGCCAAGCTGCGCGCCGCCCATGTCATCGTTGACCATGTCGAGCGCCAGGACCTGATCCGCAGCAAGGCCGGCGAAGCCGCCGCTGCTGCGGGCCTCAAGCTGGTCGAGGACGAAGGCCTTGTGATCGAGAATGCCGGCCTGACCGAATGTCCAGTCCCGCTGCTCGGCCGCTTCGACGAACAGTTCCTCGAAGTGCCGCCCGAAGTGATCCAGCTGACCGCGCGGACCAACCAGAAGTACTTCGTCTGCGAGGATACGGCGGGCAAGCTGGCCAATGCCTTCGTCTGCACCGCCAATATCGCGGCGGCCGATGGCGGCGCGGCGATTGTGGCCGGCAACCGCAAGGTCCTCGCCGCGCGCCTGTCCGACGCTCGCTTTTTCTGGGAGCAGGACCGCAAGACCGCGCTGTCCGACCATGCCAGGAAGCTGGAGCAGATCACCTTCCACGAAAAGCTCGGCACGGTTGCCGACAAGGTCGAACGGGTCGCCAAGCTGGCGCGCTGGCTGGTGGAGGAAGGGATCGTCAAGGGCGCCAGCGCCGACGATGCCGAACGCGCCGCCCGGCTGTGCAAGGCCGATCTTGTCACCGAAATGGTCGGCGAATTCCCCGAACTCCAGGGCCTGATGGGCGGCTACTACGCCCGCGCTGAGGGCCTAAGCGATGCCGTCGCCGACGCGATCCGCGATCACTACAAGCCAGTAGGACAGGGCGATGAGGTGCCGACTTCGCCGGTGACTGTGGCGGTGGCGCTGGCGGATAAGCTGGATACCATCCGCAGCTTCTTCGGTATCGATGAGAAGCCGACTGGTTCGAAGGATCCCTTCGCCCTGCGGCGTGCGGCGCTGGGTATCATCCAGATTATCACCACAAATGGCCTGCGTTTTGGCGTTGGCGAAGGTGATGTCCTCGCCTTCTTCGCCGACCGCCTCAAGGTCCAGCAGCGCGAAGCCGGCGTACGCCACGACTTGATCGACGCAGTCTTCGCGCTCGGCGGCGAGGATGATCTGGTCCGCCTGCTGGCCCGGGTCCACGCGCTTCAGGCCTTTGTTGGGACCGAGGATGGCGCCAACCTGCTCGCTGGCTACAAGCGCGCCGCCAATATCCTCAAGAAGGAAAATTGGGGCGAGGGTGGCAATGGCACCCGCATCCCTCGCGATGGTGAGGAAGATCCCTTTGCCATGGTCGACGATCCCGATGTCGCCCATGCCATGCGTGAGCGGATCGCCGTCCAGAAAGAACTTTCCTACACGCCCGAACAAGCGGAGAAGGCGTTGATCGATGCGCTCGAGGCAGCCGGGCCGACTGCTGCCGCTGCCGTGGCGGCAGAGGACTTTGCCGGGGCCATGGCAGCGCTGGCTACTTTGCGTGCGCCGATCGATGCATTTTTCGACGAGGTGACCGTGAACGATGCCGATCCCGCCAAGCGAGCATTCCGACTGACGCTACTGGCGCGGCTGCGTGATGCGGTGCACGGCGTCGCCGATTTCTCGAGGATCGAAGGGTAG
- a CDS encoding glycine--tRNA ligase subunit alpha, with protein MTDNARPLSFQEMILRLHAFWSAQGCLILQPYDMRMGAGTFHPATTLRALGPEPWKAAYVQPSRRPTDGRYGENPNRLQHYYQYQVILKPNPANLQELYLQSLAEIGVDPLAHDIRFVEDDWESPTLGAWGLGWEVWCDGMEVTQFTYFQQVGGFDCKPVAGELTYGLERLAMYIQGVDNVYDLAFNAEGVSYGDVFLKNEQEHSKYNFEVADTEQLFKGFQYAEAECQRCIAAQVPLAAYDQAIEASHLFNLLQARGVISVQERASYIGRVRDLAKGSCQAWIEKNKAEWEAKYPGWTV; from the coding sequence ATGACGGACAATGCCCGCCCGCTTTCGTTCCAGGAGATGATCCTGCGGCTCCACGCGTTCTGGAGCGCGCAGGGCTGCCTGATCCTGCAGCCCTATGACATGCGCATGGGGGCAGGCACCTTCCACCCCGCCACCACCCTGCGCGCGCTGGGGCCAGAGCCGTGGAAGGCCGCCTATGTCCAGCCGAGCCGCCGACCGACCGATGGCCGCTATGGTGAAAACCCGAACCGGCTGCAGCACTATTACCAGTATCAGGTGATCCTGAAGCCGAACCCGGCGAACCTGCAGGAACTCTATCTGCAGTCACTGGCCGAAATCGGCGTCGATCCGCTGGCGCACGACATCCGCTTTGTCGAGGATGACTGGGAAAGCCCCACGCTGGGCGCCTGGGGCCTGGGCTGGGAAGTCTGGTGTGATGGGATGGAAGTGACCCAGTTCACCTATTTCCAGCAGGTCGGCGGGTTCGATTGCAAGCCGGTGGCGGGCGAGCTGACCTATGGGCTTGAGCGCCTGGCCATGTATATCCAGGGCGTCGACAACGTCTATGACCTGGCCTTCAATGCCGAGGGCGTGAGCTATGGCGACGTGTTCCTCAAGAACGAGCAGGAACACTCGAAGTACAATTTCGAAGTCGCCGATACCGAGCAGCTGTTCAAGGGATTCCAGTACGCCGAGGCCGAATGCCAGCGCTGCATCGCCGCGCAGGTGCCGCTGGCCGCCTATGACCAGGCGATCGAGGCCAGCCACTTGTTCAACCTGCTCCAGGCGCGCGGCGTGATCTCGGTCCAGGAACGCGCCAGCTACATCGGCCGGGTCCGCGATCTTGCCAAGGGATCGTGCCAGGCCTGGATCGAGAAGAACAAGGCCGAATGGGAAGCGAAGTACCCGGGGTGGACCGTATGA
- a CDS encoding TraB/GumN family protein produces the protein MIGRFLAPLALLLSTAAPAQQSLPTEQPVVAEPVPAEVHPALWRVADEDTTIYLFGTIHLLPQGLNWFQGPLADAFAKADELVTEIPEIDPQTGQAVLLKRGILPAGQSLRDQMSPKQRTQFEKTLGNYGMPLAAFDRFKPWYAAVVLSTLPLQRKGYSLANGVEADLANRNLELKRPRIGLETLDYQLGLFDAFPAKVQRRYLFEVIAALPEIDKDVGEMVEAWRVGDAAKLATLMNADQDDPAMVKALLTNRNKAWAQWIKARLARPGVAFIAVGAGHLGGKGSVQDQLQALGVKSSRVQ, from the coding sequence ATGATCGGACGTTTCCTGGCTCCCCTCGCTCTGCTGCTTTCGACCGCCGCCCCCGCCCAGCAATCGCTGCCAACCGAGCAGCCGGTTGTGGCGGAGCCCGTGCCGGCCGAGGTCCACCCCGCGCTATGGCGGGTGGCGGACGAAGACACGACCATCTACCTGTTCGGCACAATCCACCTGCTGCCGCAGGGTCTGAACTGGTTCCAGGGGCCTCTAGCAGATGCCTTTGCCAAGGCCGACGAGCTAGTAACCGAGATTCCCGAGATCGATCCGCAAACCGGCCAGGCCGTACTGCTGAAACGCGGCATCCTGCCCGCCGGGCAGAGCCTGCGTGACCAGATGTCACCCAAGCAGCGCACGCAGTTTGAAAAAACACTGGGCAATTATGGCATGCCGCTTGCCGCATTTGACCGGTTCAAGCCTTGGTATGCCGCCGTGGTCCTTTCCACCCTGCCACTGCAGCGCAAGGGCTATTCGCTGGCCAATGGGGTTGAGGCCGACCTGGCCAACCGAAACCTAGAGCTAAAACGGCCGCGGATTGGGCTGGAGACGCTCGACTACCAGCTTGGCCTGTTCGATGCATTTCCAGCCAAGGTCCAGCGCCGCTACCTGTTCGAGGTAATCGCTGCCCTGCCCGAGATCGATAAGGACGTCGGCGAAATGGTCGAGGCCTGGCGCGTTGGCGATGCCGCCAAGCTTGCCACCTTGATGAATGCCGATCAGGACGATCCCGCCATGGTCAAAGCCCTGCTGACCAACCGCAACAAGGCCTGGGCCCAGTGGATCAAGGCGCGGCTGGCGCGGCCGGGGGTGGCCTTCATCGCAGTCGGCGCGGGCCATCTGGGCGGCAAGGGTTCGGTCCAGGACCAGCTTCAGGCGCTTGGGGTCAAGTCTTCCCGTGTCCAATAG
- a CDS encoding TraB/GumN family protein, which produces MSNRLIAALLALLLAACQQKEQARPALWQLDGPNGERAWLLGTIHALPNPISLDSPAFDRATAEATGLVVEVAALDDDKRTALAFHSLSAVAAAPPITARASELDRPVLLKLLTEAKIPADSFNQMDTWAAALMLGQAVSARSGDDSGNGADRLVLKEMKGKPLAEFEGAERQLAIFDALPEAEQRDLLSAVIRSASTAREDGRKLQQAWLRGDAAALAALDHQGLLADPELREALLVRRNEAWIAQLLPMLRRGEKPLVAVGTLHLVGQDGLVTRLEAQGFRVTRLQ; this is translated from the coding sequence GTGTCCAATAGGCTGATTGCGGCACTGCTGGCGCTGCTGTTGGCGGCCTGCCAGCAAAAGGAACAAGCCCGCCCCGCGCTGTGGCAGCTCGATGGTCCCAATGGCGAACGGGCCTGGCTGCTCGGCACAATCCATGCCCTGCCCAACCCGATCAGCCTCGATAGCCCAGCCTTTGACCGCGCGACTGCCGAGGCGACTGGATTGGTCGTCGAAGTCGCCGCGCTCGACGATGACAAGCGCACCGCGCTGGCCTTTCATAGTCTGTCCGCAGTTGCGGCCGCCCCGCCGATCACCGCCCGCGCCAGCGAACTTGACCGCCCGGTGCTGTTGAAGCTGCTGACCGAGGCAAAGATCCCGGCCGACAGCTTCAACCAGATGGACACCTGGGCAGCGGCGCTTATGCTCGGACAGGCCGTCTCGGCTCGCAGCGGCGACGACAGCGGCAATGGCGCTGACCGGCTTGTCCTGAAGGAGATGAAGGGCAAACCGCTGGCCGAGTTCGAAGGCGCCGAGCGACAGCTCGCGATCTTCGATGCCCTGCCCGAAGCGGAGCAGCGCGACTTGCTTTCCGCCGTGATCCGCTCAGCTTCCACCGCGCGCGAAGACGGCCGCAAGCTCCAGCAAGCCTGGCTGCGCGGCGATGCGGCGGCATTGGCTGCACTTGATCACCAGGGCCTGCTGGCCGATCCGGAACTGCGCGAGGCCCTGCTGGTCCGGCGCAACGAGGCCTGGATCGCGCAGCTGCTGCCCATGCTGAGGCGCGGAGAGAAGCCGCTGGTGGCCGTCGGCACACTCCATCTGGTTGGGCAGGACGGCCTCGTTACCAGGCTCGAAGCGCAGGGTTTCAGGGTCACCCGGCTGCAATAG
- a CDS encoding 50S ribosomal protein L25/general stress protein Ctc produces the protein MSDTLHLPAETRERAGKGASRDLRRNGRVPAVVYGNNEEPLAIHVEEKLLVKQLGTGHFFNSIVEVEVGGKTVRTLPKDVAFHPVSDRPIHADFLRVSKDHKVHVNVPVHFANEEASPGLKRGGVLNIVLHDLDVVCSPDNIPDEVVIDVTGLEVGASIHIHDVKLPVGVTAAHADRDDTVATIVAPSGLRSEEGDNAKTEAAS, from the coding sequence ATGAGCGATACGCTGCACCTGCCGGCCGAGACGCGCGAACGGGCTGGCAAGGGAGCCTCCCGTGATCTGCGTCGTAATGGCCGCGTCCCCGCCGTAGTTTACGGCAACAACGAAGAGCCGCTGGCGATCCACGTCGAAGAAAAGCTGCTGGTCAAGCAGCTCGGCACGGGTCACTTCTTCAACTCGATCGTCGAAGTTGAAGTTGGCGGCAAGACCGTGCGTACGCTCCCCAAGGACGTTGCCTTCCACCCCGTCAGCGATCGTCCGATCCACGCTGACTTCCTGCGCGTTTCGAAGGACCACAAGGTCCACGTCAACGTGCCGGTCCACTTCGCCAACGAAGAAGCCTCGCCGGGCCTGAAGCGCGGCGGCGTGCTCAACATCGTGCTGCACGATCTTGACGTGGTCTGCTCGCCCGACAACATCCCGGACGAAGTCGTCATCGACGTCACCGGCCTCGAAGTCGGTGCTTCGATCCACATCCACGATGTCAAGCTGCCGGTCGGCGTTACCGCTGCCCATGCCGATCGTGATGACACCGTCGCCACCATCGTTGCCCCTTCGGGCCTGCGCAGTGAGGAAGGCGACAACGCCAAGACCGAAGCGGCTTCCTAA
- the pth gene encoding aminoacyl-tRNA hydrolase: protein MQLWVGLGNPGPQYALHRHNVGFMALDTIAEVHGFGPEAKKFQGWLREGRIGGLKVLLLKPATFMNESGRSVSEALRFYKLGVDALTVFHDELDLAPFKVKVRQGGGLAGHNGLRSIDQHLGPDFRRVRIGIGHPGHKDRVTGHVLGNYAKAEQDDLAAMLGGIAAEAEWLARGDDARFMSDLALRMQD from the coding sequence GTGCAGCTCTGGGTCGGCCTTGGCAATCCGGGACCGCAATATGCCCTGCACCGGCACAATGTCGGCTTCATGGCACTCGACACCATTGCCGAGGTCCATGGCTTTGGTCCGGAAGCCAAGAAGTTCCAGGGCTGGCTGCGTGAGGGGCGGATCGGCGGACTGAAGGTCCTGCTTCTGAAGCCGGCAACCTTCATGAATGAAAGCGGCCGCTCGGTCAGCGAAGCGCTGCGCTTCTACAAGCTGGGCGTGGATGCCCTGACGGTATTCCATGACGAGCTCGACCTGGCTCCGTTCAAGGTCAAGGTCCGACAGGGTGGCGGCCTCGCCGGACACAACGGCCTGCGTTCGATCGACCAGCACCTTGGCCCGGACTTTCGCCGGGTACGGATCGGGATCGGCCACCCTGGACATAAAGACCGGGTGACCGGTCATGTCCTTGGCAACTACGCGAAGGCCGAACAGGATGACCTGGCTGCCATGCTGGGCGGCATCGCCGCGGAGGCCGAATGGCTGGCCCGCGGTGACGATGCCCGCTTCATGAGCGACCTGGCGCTGCGCATGCAGGATTAG
- a CDS encoding cistern family PEP-CTERM protein: MRIARQISSLAVTACLTFASAPALADAITLGAGDVGSSYDFAFDGYSGGTTVTGLTSTAKLTLTGVTSNSYTFSYSLTNTTSDPVNSRLSGFAFNTDPNISSASSTGAFSYTTVGGSYPNGIGSVDVCFKAASTGACAGGGSGGLLDGQNGTGSFTLNFAQPLTSLTLSDFFVRYQSITGAGNITSGSGTGTLTTSGGSTSTGGTPVPEPGMVGLLGAALAGVAFARRRRCQQQLALA, translated from the coding sequence ATGCGCATTGCCCGTCAGATCTCGTCGCTGGCCGTTACCGCCTGCCTGACGTTTGCCAGTGCACCGGCCCTTGCCGATGCGATCACGCTTGGCGCGGGCGACGTTGGTTCAAGCTATGACTTTGCTTTCGACGGTTACTCGGGCGGCACCACTGTCACTGGACTGACCTCGACCGCAAAGCTCACGCTGACGGGCGTTACGTCGAACAGCTACACCTTCAGCTACAGCCTGACGAACACCACCAGCGATCCGGTCAATTCGCGGCTGTCAGGCTTTGCCTTCAACACTGATCCCAATATCTCGAGTGCCAGTTCGACTGGGGCGTTCAGCTACACGACCGTCGGCGGCAGCTACCCAAATGGGATCGGCAGCGTCGACGTTTGCTTCAAGGCCGCCTCGACCGGCGCGTGCGCGGGTGGTGGCAGCGGCGGGCTGCTCGACGGCCAGAATGGCACCGGCAGCTTCACGCTGAACTTTGCACAGCCGCTGACCTCGCTGACGCTAAGCGACTTCTTTGTGCGGTATCAGTCGATCACCGGCGCGGGCAACATTACCTCGGGCAGCGGCACTGGCACACTGACAACTTCCGGCGGCAGCACCAGCACGGGCGGCACGCCAGTTCCGGAACCGGGCATGGTTGGTCTGCTTGGCGCGGCGCTTGCCGGCGTGGCCTTTGCCCGCCGCCGTCGCTGCCAGCAGCAGTTGGCGCTGGCCTAA
- a CDS encoding tetratricopeptide repeat protein has translation MRKTLFLPLLLAISACSASPEEQAADARAAFAANDYAKARILAASALEAMPGNKDLLLLQAQTLLALGDGAGAGAALQKLAEVGGVPSQAELTAEAALLRNAPQVARDALGRATSSEADRLRGLVAIQDGDTGAAAGFFAKAVAVGDNARAYADMARLRLMERDIAGASDLAQKAAALAPQKIDTLLIQGQIALVRGDLKAALDTYSLAAKRYPTSLAALNGQAAALGDLGRFKDMLTVADKAAELAPRNLQVAYLRARAGVAMQNWELVRSIVQPLEAELPAVDPLRVLYAQALVKLDRSELAAAQLTPIARVQPGNRKVALLLAEARLASNDPKGAMAALQAIADSVQARPEELAAMARAAKVAGDPRAADYERRAKSPLLQVVGADLAEADAAIQRGDWAKAAIAYDRILASTKGGNVLVLNNMAYAQSMLGNHDKARSFADQALRRAPDNASVLDTAGWVRFRAGQDLENAKRLLRRAAEQAPQNKTIQMHLAEATRTGS, from the coding sequence ATGCGCAAGACCCTTTTCCTGCCCCTGCTATTGGCGATCTCCGCTTGCTCCGCTTCGCCCGAGGAGCAGGCTGCCGATGCGCGGGCTGCCTTTGCTGCCAACGACTATGCCAAGGCCCGAATTCTCGCGGCTTCGGCGCTTGAGGCCATGCCGGGGAACAAGGACCTCTTGCTGCTCCAGGCGCAGACCCTGCTGGCGCTGGGCGATGGAGCCGGCGCGGGCGCGGCCTTGCAGAAGCTGGCGGAAGTCGGCGGCGTTCCCAGCCAGGCCGAGCTGACCGCCGAAGCAGCCTTGCTGCGCAATGCCCCGCAAGTGGCGCGCGATGCGCTAGGCAGGGCGACCAGTTCCGAAGCGGACCGCCTGCGCGGCCTGGTTGCGATCCAGGATGGCGATACCGGCGCAGCGGCGGGCTTCTTCGCCAAGGCCGTTGCTGTAGGTGACAACGCCCGGGCCTATGCCGACATGGCGCGCCTGCGGCTGATGGAACGGGACATTGCCGGTGCGAGCGACCTGGCCCAAAAGGCCGCCGCGCTTGCCCCCCAGAAAATCGATACCCTGCTGATCCAGGGCCAGATTGCCCTGGTGAGGGGTGATCTCAAGGCGGCGCTCGATACCTACAGCTTGGCGGCTAAGCGCTATCCAACGAGTCTGGCCGCGCTCAACGGGCAGGCCGCAGCCCTGGGCGATCTCGGCCGGTTCAAGGACATGCTCACAGTGGCCGACAAGGCCGCCGAGCTGGCGCCGCGCAATCTCCAGGTGGCCTACCTGCGCGCGCGGGCCGGCGTGGCGATGCAGAACTGGGAACTGGTCCGCTCGATCGTCCAGCCGCTCGAGGCGGAACTGCCAGCGGTCGATCCGCTGCGGGTGCTCTATGCGCAGGCGCTGGTGAAACTCGATCGCAGCGAACTGGCCGCAGCGCAGCTGACCCCGATCGCGCGAGTCCAGCCTGGCAACCGTAAGGTCGCGCTGTTGCTGGCCGAGGCACGGCTTGCCAGCAATGATCCCAAGGGGGCGATGGCCGCGCTTCAGGCGATTGCCGATTCAGTCCAGGCGCGGCCGGAAGAGCTTGCTGCGATGGCGCGGGCTGCCAAGGTTGCCGGTGATCCGCGTGCGGCAGACTATGAACGGCGAGCAAAAAGCCCGTTACTGCAAGTGGTCGGGGCCGATCTGGCCGAAGCCGACGCAGCAATTCAACGCGGTGACTGGGCCAAGGCAGCAATCGCTTACGACCGGATCCTGGCCTCAACCAAGGGCGGCAACGTGCTGGTCCTGAACAACATGGCCTATGCCCAGTCCATGCTCGGCAACCACGACAAGGCCCGCAGCTTTGCCGATCAGGCGCTCAGGCGCGCGCCCGACAATGCCTCGGTACTCGACACTGCGGGATGGGTACGGTTCCGGGCCGGACAGGACCTTGAAAATGCGAAACGCCTGCTCCGCCGTGCCGCGGAACAGGCGCCCCAGAACAAGACTATCCAGATGCACCTGGCCGAAGCCACGCGCACCGGGAGCTAA
- the ychF gene encoding redox-regulated ATPase YchF yields MGFRCGIVGLPNVGKSTLFNALTETQAAQAANYPFCTIEPNVGNVGVPDPRLDKLAAIAGSAKIIPTQLGFVDIAGLVRGASKGEGLGNQFLGNIREVDAIVHVLRCFENDDIQHVDNRVDPVSDADTVETELMLADLESLEKRVPAAQKKAAQGDKEAKLIAAVLAPALELLRDGKPARLARPEGEDELRVFNQAQLLTAKPVLYVCNVEEESAAGGNAFSAAVFEKAKAEGANAVIVSAAIESELVGMDPEERMVFLEEMGLHETGLARVIRSGYDLLHLITFFTVGPKEARAWTVHRGAKAPEAAGEIHSDMQRGFIRAETIAYDDYITLGGETAAKDAGKLRQEGKEYVIQDGDVLHFKFNV; encoded by the coding sequence ATGGGGTTTCGTTGCGGAATTGTCGGTCTGCCCAATGTCGGCAAGTCGACCCTGTTCAATGCGCTGACGGAGACCCAGGCGGCCCAGGCAGCCAACTATCCGTTCTGCACGATCGAACCGAACGTCGGCAATGTCGGCGTTCCCGATCCGCGGCTCGACAAGCTGGCGGCGATTGCCGGCTCGGCCAAGATCATCCCGACCCAGCTCGGCTTCGTCGATATTGCCGGCCTGGTGCGCGGCGCCAGCAAGGGCGAAGGCCTGGGCAACCAGTTCCTTGGCAACATTCGCGAGGTTGATGCCATCGTCCACGTGCTGCGCTGCTTCGAAAACGATGACATCCAGCACGTCGACAACCGGGTCGATCCCGTGTCCGACGCCGACACGGTCGAGACCGAGCTGATGCTGGCCGATCTCGAAAGCCTGGAAAAACGCGTGCCCGCTGCCCAGAAGAAGGCTGCCCAGGGCGACAAGGAGGCCAAGCTGATCGCCGCGGTCCTCGCCCCCGCGCTCGAGCTGCTGCGTGATGGCAAGCCCGCCCGCCTGGCCCGTCCGGAAGGCGAGGACGAACTGCGCGTCTTCAACCAGGCCCAATTGCTCACCGCCAAGCCGGTCCTCTATGTCTGCAATGTCGAGGAAGAGAGCGCGGCGGGCGGCAACGCTTTCTCCGCTGCGGTGTTCGAAAAGGCCAAGGCCGAAGGCGCCAATGCCGTGATCGTTTCGGCCGCGATTGAGAGCGAGCTGGTCGGGATGGACCCGGAGGAACGCATGGTTTTTCTGGAGGAAATGGGCCTCCACGAGACCGGCCTGGCCCGCGTGATCCGCTCTGGCTATGACCTCCTCCACCTGATCACCTTCTTCACCGTCGGCCCCAAGGAAGCCCGCGCTTGGACCGTCCACCGCGGCGCCAAGGCCCCGGAAGCGGCCGGCGAAATCCACTCTGACATGCAGCGCGGCTTCATTCGCGCCGAAACCATCGCCTATGACGATTACATCACGCTGGGCGGTGAAACGGCGGCCAAGGATGCCGGCAAGCTGCGCCAGGAAGGCAAGGAATACGTCATCCAGGACGGCGACGTGCTGCACTTCAAGTTCAACGTGTGA
- a CDS encoding MaoC family dehydratase, with translation MLYFEDLEIGTKASFGRYEVTREEVLEFAAKYDPQPFHLSDEAAAKTHFGRISASGWHTCAMTMRMLVDNITERKQAGLGSPGQDELRWHRPVYPGDVLRVETELLEKTRSRSRPEMGSFKSIVTVLNQNDEKVMTFRSIGLIAVRNPETRD, from the coding sequence CTGCTCTATTTCGAAGACCTGGAAATCGGCACCAAGGCCAGCTTCGGCCGCTACGAGGTGACGCGCGAGGAGGTGCTGGAGTTCGCCGCCAAGTACGATCCCCAGCCCTTCCACCTCAGCGACGAGGCCGCCGCCAAGACCCATTTCGGCCGGATCTCCGCCAGCGGTTGGCACACCTGCGCCATGACCATGCGGATGCTGGTCGACAACATCACCGAGCGCAAGCAGGCCGGGCTTGGCTCGCCGGGGCAGGACGAACTGCGCTGGCACCGCCCGGTCTATCCCGGTGATGTGCTGCGCGTCGAAACCGAGCTGCTCGAAAAGACCCGCAGCCGCTCGCGCCCGGAGATGGGCAGCTTCAAATCAATCGTGACGGTGCTCAACCAGAACGACGAAAAAGTCATGACCTTCCGCTCGATCGGCCTGATCGCGGTGCGTAACCCCGAAACTCGCGACTGA
- a CDS encoding alpha/beta fold hydrolase — translation MARPVRKFVDGQHGQIHLRIATPAAPSKRPLACLHMSPKSGRIFARFIEAAADDRIVLAHDYPGFGESDPPPSSPPVTIEDYAQSLWDVVDALGLGVIDLLGYHTGSEVAAEAARQRPDQVGAIVMISAPVFSPEELKLMHETYEHIPLDVEGTRFRIMWEKVVHHRGPGTDLEAMAMSFAENLRAGENYEWGHRAAFEYAPKYPAVVGALSHRITVLMPGDELAEFTPRIAPYLANGEIIAHPEWGHGFLDAHTEAAVTAVKAALG, via the coding sequence ATGGCAAGGCCGGTTCGGAAATTTGTCGATGGTCAGCATGGCCAGATCCACCTGCGGATCGCAACGCCGGCCGCGCCAAGCAAGCGCCCGCTGGCCTGCTTGCACATGAGCCCGAAGTCAGGCCGGATCTTCGCCCGGTTTATCGAAGCGGCTGCGGATGACCGGATCGTGCTGGCACACGACTATCCGGGCTTCGGCGAGTCCGATCCGCCGCCGAGTTCGCCGCCGGTAACCATAGAGGACTATGCGCAAAGCCTGTGGGATGTGGTCGATGCGCTGGGGCTTGGGGTGATCGATCTGCTGGGCTATCATACCGGGTCAGAAGTGGCGGCGGAGGCGGCGCGGCAGCGGCCGGACCAGGTCGGCGCGATCGTGATGATCTCGGCGCCGGTCTTCTCACCCGAAGAACTCAAGCTGATGCACGAAACCTATGAGCACATTCCGCTCGATGTCGAAGGCACCAGGTTCCGGATAATGTGGGAAAAGGTGGTCCATCATCGCGGTCCGGGCACCGATCTGGAAGCGATGGCGATGTCCTTTGCCGAGAACCTGCGGGCCGGCGAAAACTATGAATGGGGGCACCGGGCGGCCTTTGAGTACGCCCCAAAGTATCCGGCAGTCGTCGGCGCGCTGTCGCACCGGATCACCGTGTTGATGCCGGGCGATGAACTGGCTGAATTCACGCCCCGCATTGCGCCCTATCTCGCCAACGGGGAAATCATCGCCCATCCCGAATGGGGGCACGGTTTTCTGGATGCGCATACAGAAGCTGCTGTCACGGCGGTGAAGGCTGCACTGGGCTGA